A stretch of Metabacillus sp. FJAT-52054 DNA encodes these proteins:
- the mazG gene encoding nucleoside triphosphate pyrophosphohydrolase — MNTIHIAGLGAGDINQLPLGIYRLLQSSNRIYTRTMDHPVLEELKNEIAIAGSFDEMYMQHSRFEDVYEEIAEFLIKEAASGDVVYTVPGHPMVAEKTVQILLEESKRNSFQVRVAGGQSFLDATFASLNIDPIDGFQMVDALTLKRGELQFTQHIVLCQVYDQMVASEVKLTLMEELPFDYEVYIVTAAGSRQEEILKVPLYELDRVSAVSNLTSLYIPPVQDEKLLYHRFDAFRDIIASLRGPGGCPWDQKQTFQSLKKYLIEECYELLDAIESEDIDHMIEEMGDVLLQVVLQAQIGEDEGLFSIDEVIRSISEKMVRRHPHVFGDIEADTAEEVLVNWEEIKKAEGKTAPESLLDSVPGALPALSKAYQIQKKAAKAGFDWDKVEDAWLKVKEEILEFEEELKQNPGEDNKALLKEFGDVLFALVNIGRFLQIEPEEALSSTNQKFTSRFKYIEKKAKENGEVLEELTLEKMDTYWDEAKGLE; from the coding sequence ATGAACACCATTCATATAGCCGGACTTGGCGCTGGCGACATCAACCAGCTTCCGCTTGGGATCTACCGTCTTCTTCAATCCTCAAACCGGATTTATACAAGAACGATGGACCATCCTGTTCTGGAAGAACTGAAGAATGAAATAGCGATAGCCGGCTCGTTTGATGAAATGTACATGCAGCATTCGAGGTTCGAGGATGTATATGAAGAAATTGCTGAATTCCTGATCAAGGAGGCAGCTAGCGGAGATGTCGTTTATACGGTTCCCGGGCATCCGATGGTTGCTGAAAAAACGGTTCAAATTTTGCTTGAGGAATCGAAGCGAAATTCATTCCAAGTACGTGTCGCAGGAGGACAGAGCTTTTTGGACGCGACGTTCGCATCGCTGAACATTGATCCAATTGACGGCTTTCAAATGGTGGATGCTTTGACTCTGAAAAGGGGAGAATTGCAATTCACCCAGCATATCGTTTTATGTCAGGTATATGATCAGATGGTGGCGTCTGAGGTCAAGCTCACTCTTATGGAAGAGCTGCCTTTTGATTATGAGGTATACATCGTTACAGCTGCAGGAAGCAGGCAGGAAGAAATTCTTAAAGTACCGCTATATGAACTGGACCGGGTTTCCGCTGTCTCCAACCTTACGAGCCTGTATATTCCGCCTGTTCAGGATGAGAAGCTTCTTTATCACAGGTTCGATGCGTTCAGAGACATCATTGCTTCGCTCCGCGGACCTGGAGGATGTCCCTGGGATCAGAAGCAGACCTTCCAATCGCTGAAAAAGTACTTGATTGAGGAGTGCTATGAGCTCCTCGATGCGATTGAGTCTGAGGACATTGACCATATGATTGAGGAAATGGGAGACGTTCTTCTTCAAGTTGTCCTGCAGGCACAAATTGGTGAAGACGAAGGGCTGTTTTCCATCGATGAAGTTATCCGGTCAATCTCTGAAAAAATGGTGCGGAGGCACCCTCATGTCTTTGGCGACATCGAAGCAGATACGGCAGAAGAAGTGCTTGTAAACTGGGAAGAGATTAAGAAAGCGGAAGGGAAGACAGCTCCAGAATCATTGCTTGATTCCGTTCCTGGGGCTTTGCCAGCCCTTTCAAAGGCGTATCAAATTCAGAAAAAGGCTGCGAAAGCAGGGTTTGACTGGGATAAGGTAGAAGATGCGTGGCTTAAGGTAAAGGAAGAGATCCTGGAGTTTGAAGAAGAGCTTAAACAAAATCCCGGTGAAGATAATAAAGCACTTCTCAAGGAGTTTGGGGATGTCTTATTTGCCCTGGTGAACATTGGACGATTCCTTCAAATTGAACCGGAAGAGGCGCTGTCCTCAACAAATCAAAAATTCACTTCTCGTTTTAAATATATAGAGAAGAAAGCCAAAGAAAATGGCGAAGTTCTAGAAGAGTTGACGCTTGAAAAAATGGACACCTACTGGGATGAAGCAAAAGGATTGGAATAG
- the yabQ gene encoding spore cortex biosynthesis protein YabQ encodes MTLTVQFYTMFAMAGMGAWLGAALDTYRRFLVRSKRAGWIVFFNDLVFWLLQSVLFFYVLLLVNEGELRIYMFLAILCGFAAYQSLLKGIYLAVLNFLIRSFLFIFKLLMGVAHFVLIKPIKGIITLFAVVITGLLNLFWKILKWAFLFIWGAVKIVLAPLRWAMLLIWNMMPGFLKTFFSRIFSKLEGIANQAKNLLISAWKSIKRITGK; translated from the coding sequence ATGACGCTAACGGTTCAGTTTTATACCATGTTTGCCATGGCAGGAATGGGAGCATGGCTTGGAGCAGCCCTGGATACATATAGAAGATTTCTAGTCCGTTCCAAAAGGGCAGGCTGGATTGTATTCTTCAATGATCTGGTATTTTGGCTGCTCCAAAGTGTTCTCTTTTTTTACGTGCTGCTTCTTGTAAATGAGGGGGAACTGAGAATTTATATGTTCCTCGCCATTTTATGCGGTTTTGCTGCTTATCAAAGCCTGCTAAAGGGTATATACCTGGCAGTCCTGAATTTTCTGATCCGATCCTTCCTCTTTATCTTTAAGCTTTTAATGGGTGTCGCACATTTTGTTCTGATAAAACCCATTAAGGGAATCATCACACTATTTGCCGTTGTCATCACCGGTTTGCTGAATCTTTTTTGGAAAATATTAAAATGGGCGTTTCTTTTTATCTGGGGAGCCGTTAAAATCGTATTAGCACCTTTAAGATGGGCCATGCTGCTCATCTGGAACATGATGCCCGGTTTTTTGAAAACATTTTTTTCGCGAATCTTTTCAAAATTGGAAGGAATTGCGAATCAAGCCAAGAACTTATTGATTAGTGCGTGGAAATCGATTAAACGAATCACTGGAAAGTGA
- a CDS encoding S1 domain-containing RNA-binding protein — protein sequence MSIEVGSKLQGKVTGITNFGAFVELPGGSTGLVHISEVADNYVKDINDHLKVGDMVEVKVINVEKDGKIGLSIKKAIDRPDRPERPERPRQDRPRTDRPHRGGGGGAGRNEFRPKENFEQKMSRFLKDSEDRLSSLKRNTESKRGGRGAKRG from the coding sequence ATGTCCATTGAAGTTGGCAGCAAGTTACAAGGTAAAGTAACTGGTATTACGAATTTCGGAGCTTTTGTTGAGCTACCGGGAGGTTCCACGGGTCTAGTTCACATAAGCGAAGTAGCCGATAATTACGTGAAAGACATTAATGACCATCTTAAAGTTGGCGACATGGTTGAAGTAAAAGTCATCAACGTTGAAAAAGATGGAAAGATCGGTCTATCGATTAAGAAAGCAATCGACCGTCCAGATCGTCCTGAACGTCCTGAGCGTCCTCGTCAGGATCGCCCGCGTACAGACCGGCCGCACCGAGGTGGCGGAGGCGGAGCAGGAAGAAACGAATTCCGTCCTAAAGAGAATTTTGAACAAAAAATGAGCCGCTTCCTTAAAGACAGTGAAGACCGGTTATCTTCTCTTAAAAGGAATACAGAATCAAAACGCGGCGGACGCGGAGCAAAAAGAGGCTAA
- the spoVT gene encoding stage V sporulation protein T: protein MKATGIVRRIDDLGRVVIPKEIRRTLRIREGDPLEIFVDRDGEVILKKYSPISELGDFAREYADALYDSMGHPVLICDRDAFIAVSGSSKKEYMNRNISEDIERSMEERSSILKTDAGELQLLEGIKEEVKAYTIGPIIANGDPIGAVVIFSKEGTLGEVEKKAVETAAGFLARQMEN, encoded by the coding sequence ATGAAGGCAACTGGCATTGTTCGTCGAATTGATGATTTAGGACGTGTGGTTATTCCGAAAGAAATCCGCAGAACACTCCGCATCCGTGAAGGGGATCCGCTGGAAATTTTCGTAGACCGCGACGGCGAAGTCATTCTGAAGAAATATTCACCAATAAGTGAGCTTGGAGATTTTGCAAGGGAATACGCAGACGCTCTTTACGACAGCATGGGGCACCCGGTGCTGATTTGTGACAGAGACGCTTTCATCGCTGTTTCCGGAAGTTCAAAAAAGGAATACATGAACCGCAACATCAGCGAAGACATTGAACGCTCCATGGAAGAAAGAAGCTCCATTCTAAAAACAGATGCAGGAGAGCTTCAGCTTCTTGAAGGGATTAAAGAAGAAGTCAAAGCCTATACTATAGGTCCAATCATTGCAAATGGAGATCCAATCGGCGCAGTCGTTATCTTCTCAAAAGAAGGAACGCTTGGCGAAGTGGAGAAAAAAGCGGTAGAAACAGCAGCCGGCTTCCTTGCACGCCAAATGGAGAACTAG
- a CDS encoding polysaccharide biosynthesis protein, with product MAVPSRKSVIWQGAFVLTIAGLLTKIMSAAYRVPYQNIVGDIGFYIYQQVYPFYGISIMLATSGFPIIVSKLFAEYGEGHNPADLRKIWKVSSLFLVFTGLLSFSLLYAGSGWIAGIMGDMHLKPLIEIISFSFLLVPFVSVLRGYFQGMHHMFPTALSQVVEQAFRVVTIIGVAYILLKNGRNFYEAGQGALFGSLTGGAAALIVLAVYWFRRDHRELNGPLIPSVIKTWDLLKDLILFTFTICVSSLLLILIQLVDAFQLFSMLVNKGMDPTAAKTAKGIYDRGQPLIQLGTVVATSLSLSLVPLISSAKRRNDEKFIKDKINLSIKVCLAVGAGATAGLIGIVEETNIMLFRNNYGSDILGILSLSILFTSLSMTIAAILQGLNQTIYPAISVIAGVIIKISLNIVLIPRYEADGAAVATVAAFFVVAVMNIYFLRKKQYKLHEYRSIIKIVFSAVLMLAVLRGYMAGFEWVLGRNRALASIEAITAVAVGGAVYMFAVIKLNVFNSDELDIVPFGTKIRLWSQKKRDVKK from the coding sequence ATGGCTGTGCCGTCTAGAAAGAGCGTTATTTGGCAGGGGGCTTTCGTTTTGACGATTGCCGGTTTGCTTACAAAAATTATGAGTGCTGCCTATCGGGTGCCTTATCAAAATATTGTTGGAGATATTGGATTTTACATATATCAGCAGGTTTATCCGTTTTACGGGATTTCTATTATGCTTGCTACATCAGGGTTTCCGATTATCGTTTCAAAGCTGTTCGCTGAATATGGTGAGGGGCACAATCCTGCTGATTTAAGGAAAATTTGGAAAGTCAGCAGTTTATTTCTTGTGTTTACCGGTCTTTTATCATTTTCTCTTTTGTATGCAGGTTCCGGATGGATTGCGGGCATTATGGGAGATATGCATCTTAAACCGTTAATTGAAATTATTTCATTTTCATTTTTGCTCGTTCCTTTCGTATCCGTGCTAAGGGGCTATTTTCAAGGGATGCATCATATGTTTCCGACGGCTCTTTCCCAAGTAGTTGAACAGGCATTTCGTGTGGTGACAATTATAGGGGTTGCCTATATTTTGCTGAAAAATGGACGCAACTTTTATGAAGCGGGGCAAGGCGCGCTCTTTGGGTCTCTTACCGGAGGGGCTGCTGCTTTGATTGTTCTTGCTGTTTACTGGTTCCGCAGGGATCACAGAGAGTTAAATGGGCCTTTAATTCCTTCCGTAATTAAGACTTGGGATTTATTAAAAGACCTTATTCTGTTTACTTTTACCATATGTGTCAGCAGTCTTCTGCTGATTTTAATTCAGCTTGTTGACGCATTTCAGCTCTTTTCAATGCTGGTCAATAAAGGAATGGATCCGACTGCTGCTAAAACAGCTAAAGGAATCTATGACCGGGGCCAGCCTCTTATTCAGCTGGGAACTGTTGTCGCTACGTCCCTGTCATTGTCGCTTGTGCCCTTGATTTCCAGTGCGAAGCGCAGGAATGATGAGAAATTTATAAAAGATAAAATTAATTTATCGATTAAGGTTTGTTTGGCTGTTGGAGCGGGTGCTACAGCAGGACTGATTGGGATTGTCGAGGAAACGAATATTATGCTTTTCCGTAACAACTATGGATCAGATATTTTAGGTATTTTGAGCTTGTCCATCCTGTTTACATCTTTATCCATGACTATTGCAGCTATCCTTCAAGGTTTGAATCAGACCATTTATCCTGCTATATCCGTAATTGCAGGTGTCATCATAAAAATCTCCTTAAACATTGTCCTGATCCCCCGTTACGAAGCGGATGGGGCCGCTGTTGCAACCGTCGCGGCGTTCTTCGTTGTTGCGGTGATGAATATATATTTTCTCAGAAAAAAACAGTACAAGCTTCATGAGTACAGGAGTATTATCAAGATTGTTTTCTCCGCTGTCCTCATGCTTGCCGTTTTGAGAGGCTACATGGCAGGGTTTGAGTGGGTGCTTGGGAGAAACAGGGCTCTTGCTTCTATTGAGGCCATAACGGCAGTCGCAGTTGGCGGCGCCGTCTATATGTTTGCTGTCATCAAATTAAATGTTTTTAACAGCGACGAACTGGATATTGTTCCATTCGGCACAAAAATCCGGCTGTGGTCGCAGAAGAAAAGGGACGTGAAAAAATGA
- the yabP gene encoding sporulation protein YabP: MNYYQQNQPQTNTVPENHDLVMKGRKLLEITGVKEVESFDNEEFLLDTVMGALAVRGENLQMQNLDVDKGIVSIKGRILDIVYLDEQHAEKAKGFFSKLFK, translated from the coding sequence ATGAATTACTATCAGCAAAATCAGCCTCAGACAAATACAGTACCGGAAAACCATGATCTTGTCATGAAAGGCAGAAAACTCCTGGAGATTACAGGCGTTAAAGAAGTAGAAAGCTTTGATAACGAAGAGTTTCTGCTGGATACGGTTATGGGGGCGCTTGCGGTCCGCGGTGAAAATCTGCAGATGCAAAATCTTGATGTGGACAAAGGAATTGTGTCCATTAAGGGCCGGATTCTGGACATTGTTTACCTGGACGAACAGCATGCGGAGAAAGCTAAAGGATTCTTTAGCAAATTATTTAAATGA
- a CDS encoding septum formation initiator family protein, translating into MSAERSHKVTQLQSQYMQQQERNDQILKRRKRGLFRRLTVFGAIVALFAIFIITGMINQSAALSEQAEQKDKLTSELKDLKKEQSMLQEEIGKLNDDDYIAELARRDYFLSGENEIIFSSPDKK; encoded by the coding sequence ATGTCAGCAGAAAGAAGCCATAAAGTAACGCAGCTTCAGTCCCAATATATGCAGCAGCAGGAGCGCAATGATCAAATTCTAAAGCGCAGAAAAAGAGGTCTTTTTCGCCGTTTAACCGTCTTTGGAGCCATCGTCGCTTTATTCGCGATTTTCATTATTACTGGAATGATCAATCAGTCAGCAGCCCTTTCAGAGCAAGCCGAGCAGAAGGACAAGCTAACGAGTGAGCTGAAGGATTTGAAAAAAGAACAAAGTATGCTTCAGGAGGAAATTGGCAAACTGAACGACGATGACTATATTGCAGAACTGGCGAGAAGGGATTATTTCCTCTCCGGAGAGAATGAAATTATTTTCAGTTCACCGGACAAAAAATAG
- the mfd gene encoding transcription-repair coupling factor, with protein MKSLHSFFYSNEDFKTVVTGLKEGLREQLLAGLSGSARSLFTSSLYMETGESVLVVTHNLYQAQKVFEDLANLAGGNVFLYPVNELIASDMAVASPELMAQRMEVLNHLASGKKGIVVAPAAALRRLLPAKSMWNASQKTLSVGDELDTDSFFSWLSQIGYERTNMVSAPGEFSVRGGIIDLYPLTEENPVRIELFDIEVDSIRSFDLADQRSLKKMKNIVLGPAKEILLQREHLERGEQQLEAALSKSLKKLKNDQQKELLLQNVQYELEMLRNGQVTEEMHKYLSFFYEKPASLLDYFDGTATVVMDEISRIHEMMEQLESEEAEWITSMLENGKIVHDVKISREQPLALPANPIVYLSLFLRHVPHTSPQNILNVSCKQMQNFHGQMNVLKGELDRWNKGKFITVFLGASAERVQKLEQVLQDYDMSATIMKDGDPLKPGKAYILEGDLQTGFELPLQKIAVITEEELFKKRAKKQPRRQKLSNAERIKSYSELQTGDYVVHINHGIGKYLGIETLEINGNHKDYLHIRYQGSDKLYVPVEQIDQVQKYVGSEGKEPKIYKLGGNDWRRVKKKVESSVQDIADDLIKLYAEREASRGYAFSPDGEMQRDFEAAFPYQETEDQIRSIHEIKMDMERERPMDRLLCGDVGYGKTEVAIRAAFKAIADGKQVALLVPTTILAQQHYETVRERFQDYPMTVGLLSRFRTRKEMNETTKGLENGTVDLVIGTHRLLSKDVKYKNLGLLIIDEEQRFGVTHKEKIKQMKANVDVLTLTATPIPRTLHMSMLGVRDLSVIETPPENRYPVQTYVVENNGGLVRESIERELSRGGQVYVLYNRVEDISRKADEISMLVPDARVTYAHGKMTENELESVMLNFLEGQSDVLVSTTIIETGVDIPNVNTLIVYDADKMGLSQLYQLRGRVGRSSRVAYAYFTYRKDKVLTEVAEKRLQAIKEFTELGSGFKIAMRDLSIRGAGNLLGAQQHGFIDSVGFDLYSQMLKEAIEERKGDAPKEKAFEPEIDLDLDAYIPEAYISDGKQKIDMYKRFRGIATEEDLAELQEEMTDRFGTYPSEVSYLFKVAEAKLLAIREKVEIIKEAKDVIYMSINEEASQRADGQKLFELSSQYGRKVGLGMDANKLKISVQTKGLSAEERLSILIGLLKGLKHVKKEEISAS; from the coding sequence ATGAAAAGTCTGCACTCGTTTTTTTATTCAAACGAAGATTTTAAAACCGTTGTTACCGGTCTGAAAGAAGGATTGAGAGAGCAGCTGCTGGCTGGGCTTTCCGGTTCGGCAAGGTCTCTTTTCACATCCTCTTTATATATGGAAACAGGAGAATCCGTCCTCGTTGTCACACACAATCTCTACCAGGCTCAAAAGGTTTTTGAGGACTTGGCAAATTTAGCGGGCGGTAATGTTTTTCTCTATCCTGTTAATGAACTGATTGCTTCTGATATGGCGGTAGCCAGTCCGGAGCTGATGGCTCAGAGGATGGAAGTGCTGAATCATTTGGCCTCTGGTAAAAAAGGCATTGTGGTTGCACCGGCTGCTGCATTGCGGAGACTGCTTCCAGCCAAAAGCATGTGGAATGCAAGCCAGAAAACACTTTCGGTCGGAGATGAACTGGATACGGATTCATTTTTCAGCTGGCTTTCCCAAATTGGCTATGAACGGACCAACATGGTTTCGGCACCGGGAGAATTCAGTGTTCGCGGGGGGATTATTGACCTTTATCCGCTGACGGAGGAAAATCCCGTCCGGATTGAACTGTTTGATATTGAAGTGGACTCCATCCGCTCATTTGACCTTGCAGATCAGCGTTCATTGAAAAAGATGAAGAACATCGTGCTTGGTCCTGCAAAAGAAATTCTGCTGCAGCGTGAGCATCTTGAGCGCGGCGAACAGCAATTAGAAGCTGCTCTTTCCAAATCATTGAAAAAGCTGAAAAATGACCAGCAGAAGGAATTGCTGCTCCAAAATGTCCAGTATGAGCTTGAAATGCTCCGGAATGGCCAGGTTACGGAGGAAATGCATAAATACCTTTCCTTCTTCTATGAAAAGCCTGCTAGTTTACTAGATTATTTTGATGGGACTGCAACCGTTGTGATGGATGAAATCAGCCGTATCCATGAGATGATGGAGCAGCTTGAATCGGAAGAAGCGGAATGGATTACGAGCATGCTTGAAAACGGGAAGATTGTCCATGATGTGAAAATTTCCCGCGAGCAGCCTCTGGCTCTTCCAGCCAATCCAATCGTATACCTTTCCTTGTTTTTAAGACATGTCCCTCATACAAGTCCTCAAAATATCTTAAACGTATCATGCAAGCAAATGCAGAATTTTCATGGCCAGATGAACGTCTTAAAGGGCGAGCTCGACCGATGGAACAAAGGAAAGTTCATCACTGTTTTTCTGGGAGCCAGTGCAGAGCGGGTGCAAAAGCTCGAGCAGGTGCTCCAGGACTATGATATGTCAGCAACAATTATGAAAGATGGAGATCCTCTTAAACCTGGAAAGGCTTATATTTTAGAGGGGGATCTGCAAACGGGCTTTGAGCTTCCTTTGCAAAAAATTGCCGTCATTACAGAAGAAGAGCTGTTCAAAAAGCGCGCTAAGAAGCAGCCGAGACGTCAGAAGCTGTCCAATGCCGAGCGGATTAAGAGCTACTCCGAGCTTCAAACAGGTGATTATGTCGTGCACATTAATCATGGAATCGGAAAGTATTTAGGGATTGAAACGCTTGAAATCAACGGCAATCACAAGGATTATCTTCATATCCGGTATCAGGGCTCTGACAAGCTTTACGTTCCGGTAGAGCAAATTGATCAGGTTCAAAAGTACGTTGGATCTGAAGGGAAAGAACCGAAAATTTATAAGCTTGGCGGAAATGACTGGCGCCGGGTGAAGAAAAAAGTGGAATCATCCGTTCAGGATATTGCGGATGATTTAATTAAGCTTTATGCGGAAAGGGAAGCAAGCAGAGGCTATGCCTTTTCTCCGGATGGAGAAATGCAGCGCGATTTCGAGGCTGCGTTCCCTTATCAGGAAACAGAGGATCAGATTCGTTCCATCCATGAAATTAAAATGGATATGGAGCGGGAACGTCCGATGGACCGGCTTCTTTGCGGAGATGTTGGCTACGGGAAAACAGAGGTAGCAATCCGGGCAGCCTTCAAGGCTATTGCTGATGGAAAGCAGGTAGCACTCCTTGTTCCAACGACGATCCTAGCCCAGCAGCACTACGAAACTGTTCGCGAACGGTTCCAGGACTATCCTATGACTGTCGGTCTCCTAAGCAGATTCCGAACCCGCAAGGAAATGAATGAAACGACAAAAGGCCTGGAGAATGGAACGGTAGATCTTGTAATAGGAACCCACCGTCTTCTTTCTAAGGATGTTAAATATAAGAATCTGGGACTGCTCATAATTGATGAGGAGCAGCGCTTTGGTGTTACCCATAAGGAAAAAATCAAACAAATGAAAGCAAACGTAGATGTACTGACGCTTACCGCGACTCCAATTCCAAGAACACTGCATATGTCGATGCTCGGAGTAAGGGATTTGTCGGTCATAGAGACGCCGCCGGAAAACCGCTACCCTGTGCAGACATATGTTGTGGAAAACAACGGAGGACTTGTCAGAGAATCCATTGAACGTGAGCTCTCAAGGGGCGGGCAGGTCTATGTTCTTTACAACCGCGTAGAGGACATCAGCCGCAAAGCCGATGAAATTTCAATGCTTGTTCCAGATGCAAGAGTCACGTATGCACATGGGAAAATGACGGAAAACGAATTGGAATCCGTCATGCTTAACTTCCTTGAAGGCCAGTCAGACGTCCTGGTCAGTACCACGATTATTGAAACGGGCGTCGACATCCCGAACGTAAACACTCTTATTGTGTATGATGCAGATAAAATGGGACTCTCCCAGCTCTATCAGTTAAGAGGGCGTGTCGGCCGATCAAGCAGGGTCGCATATGCTTACTTCACGTACCGGAAGGACAAAGTTCTTACAGAAGTTGCAGAAAAAAGGCTGCAGGCGATAAAAGAATTTACCGAGCTTGGATCCGGATTCAAAATCGCAATGCGCGATTTATCCATTCGGGGTGCAGGAAACCTTCTTGGAGCACAGCAGCATGGCTTCATTGATTCAGTCGGATTTGATTTATATTCCCAGATGCTGAAAGAGGCCATCGAAGAACGCAAAGGCGATGCACCGAAAGAAAAAGCATTTGAACCGGAAATTGATCTGGATCTGGATGCATACATTCCAGAGGCGTACATTTCAGATGGAAAACAGAAAATCGATATGTACAAACGCTTCAGAGGAATTGCCACAGAAGAAGATCTAGCAGAGCTGCAGGAAGAAATGACGGATCGCTTCGGCACATATCCTTCCGAAGTAAGCTATCTCTTTAAAGTGGCTGAAGCGAAACTTCTTGCGATTCGTGAAAAAGTCGAAATCATTAAAGAAGCGAAGGACGTTATTTACATGTCCATCAACGAGGAGGCCAGCCAGCGCGCAGATGGCCAAAAGCTGTTTGAATTAAGCAGCCAGTACGGCCGTAAAGTCGGTCTCGGAATGGACGCGAACAAATTAAAAATTTCTGTCCAGACAAAGGGCTTAAGTGCGGAAGAACGTTTATCTATTTTAATCGGCCTTCTTAAAGGACTAAAGCATGTGAAAAAGGAAGAAATTTCAGCCAGTTGA
- a CDS encoding RNA-binding S4 domain-containing protein — protein sequence MRLDKFLKVSRLIKRRTLAKEVADQGRIEINGTPAKASSNVKEGDEMVIRFGQKRVTVRIDHLKETTKKEDAAEMYTIIKEEKLGEN from the coding sequence ATGAGACTAGATAAATTTCTGAAGGTATCCAGACTGATTAAACGCCGCACGCTGGCAAAGGAAGTTGCCGATCAGGGCCGTATTGAAATCAATGGAACACCCGCAAAAGCAAGCTCTAATGTAAAAGAAGGGGATGAAATGGTCATCCGCTTCGGCCAAAAGCGTGTAACGGTCCGCATCGACCATTTAAAAGAAACCACTAAAAAAGAAGATGCAGCAGAAATGTATACGATTATTAAAGAAGAAAAACTGGGCGAGAACTGA